In Megalopta genalis isolate 19385.01 chromosome 7, iyMegGena1_principal, whole genome shotgun sequence, a single window of DNA contains:
- the LOC117221608 gene encoding facilitated trehalose transporter Tret1: MEGTGMINGTPVRQESRKLWQYLSSISACLLVVGIGTALAWTSPVLPQLEKETSFMIVTQDQGSWVSSLLALGAIAGALPSGTMADRLGRKKSLLLLAAPFLLSWLIILVSSSVVLLYIARFIVGLGVGAGCVLGPTYISEISEVSIRGTLGAMFQLFLTVGIFLAFVLGSFLSYTWFAIICALVIVAFGGTFFFMPESPVWLVGKMMKQEATEALHVLRGDDYDPGEELKEMQKAADDSLDRQTSFLDMLKSPVERKAMIASFGMMFFQQASGVNAVIFYTVMIFEAAGSSLPPALSSILVALVQLVMSGVAALIVDRAGRKPLLMISTAVMSVSLIALGYYFRQKDSGSDVGSLGWLPLTSLIVFMVAFSVGLGPVPWMLMGELFSAETKAVASSVAVTLNWFMVFVVTKMFPTMNEQLGIGVTFWIFAVVMAGATAFTQFLVPETKGKTYPEILIVLQGQRNSMRPIP, translated from the exons CCTGTCTTCTCGTGGTTGGAATCGGCACAGCCTTGGCATGGACGTCCCCGGTGCTTCCTCAGCTCGAGAAAGAGACCTCGTTCATGATAGTGACCCAGGATCAAGGTTCCTGGGTCAGTTCGTTGCTGGCCCTGGGTGCCATCGCCGGAGCTCTGCCTTCGGGAACGATGGCGGACAGATTGGGCCGGAAGAAGTCCCTGCTCCTGCTGGCCGCGCCATTCCTCTTGTCTTGGTTGATAATTCTGGTGAGCAGCTCGGTCGTGCTGCTCTACATCGCCAGATTCATAGTCGGGCTCGGCGTGGGCGCTGGCTGCGTCCTTGGGCCGACCTACATCTCCGAAATCTCCGAGGTCTCGATCAGAGGAACCCTCGGCGCcatgttccagttgttcctcaCCGTCGGGATATTCCTCGCCTTCGTCCTCGGTAGCTTCCTCAGCTACACCTGGTTCGCCATCATCTGCGCCCTCGTCATCGTCGCCTTCGGCGGCACCTTCTTCTTTATGCCTGAATCTCCCGTGTGGCTGGTG GGCAAGATGATGAAACAGGAAGCCACCGAGGCGCTGCACGTGCTCAGGGGCGACGACTACGATCCCGGAGAGGAGCTGAAAGAGATGCAGAAGGCTGCGGACGACAGCCTCGACAGGCAGACGTCGTTCCTCGACATGCTGAAGTCCCCAGTCGAGAGGAAGGCGATGATAGCTTCCTTCGGGATGATGTTCTTCCAGCAGGCATCCGGCGTGAACGCTGTCATCTTCTACACGGTGATGATCTTCGAGGCGGCCGGCAGCTCTCTGCCGCCGGCACTCTCCTCCATTCTCGTAGCCCTGGTCCAG TTGGTAATGTCAGGTGTCGCGGCGTTGATTGTGGATCGAGCCGGAAGGAAGCCGCTGCTCATGATTTCCACGGCTGTTATGTCAGTCAGCCTGATCGCACTGGGTTACTACTTCAGGCAGAAAGACAGCGGAAGTGACGTCGGCTCGTTAGGATGGCTGCCGTTGACTTCCTTGATCGTCTTCATGGTCGCCTTCTCAGTAGG GCTTGGACCAGTACCGTGGATGTTGATGGGCGAGCTTTTCTCCGCTGAGACGAAGGCTGTGGCGTCAAGCGTGGCCGTGACCTTGAACTGGTTCATGGTATTCGTGGTGACAAAGATGTTCCCCACCATGAACGAACAGCTGGGCATAGGCGTGACGTTCTGGATCTTCGCCGTAGTTATGGCCGGCGCGACAGCCTTCACGCAATTTCTGGTCCCGGAGACCAAAGGGAAAACCTACCCCGAGATTCTGATCGTACTGCAGGGCCAGAGGAACTCGATGAGACCTATTCCCTAA